The sequence below is a genomic window from Plasmodium gaboni strain SY75 chromosome 7, whole genome shotgun sequence.
cttttaaattattactCCTAATGTTgtcttttatattatgaagataagatttatttaataaattatcataatgttgaatatttatatgcGAATTACTATTTACCTCTATATTGTTTTCTTCACATTtattaatgatattattatttgattcatgatttgtatatttgccccttttctttttatattcatatattaagatattattatacaaatCAGGATATAAAACAAGTGCTGTGGAAAAGATATCATGTTTTAAAATctttaaattatataatgaaataacacattcatataaataatgcATGTcaataacattttttaaatttatttctaaaaaattataaaaaaaggatGATAATTCAATTGAGTCTTCATAAATAACTTTTGTATataatgtattaaaaaatattttttcaagatataatttcatttctttttttaaatccttttcctttttactatataaatttattaacattttatttttgttatttattattttgtttttatgtcttttatataatatatttcctcttttgtttttcttcttcttgttgttttttctttcattgttatttttattatgtttatagCATTTCTTAAAAAATCTAATCAatttgttataatatattaattttttataaatagAAACGAACGAAATGAAGAATATACAATTTGGCaaagtaaaataaatttcataaaataatttccCTTTCATTAGTTCTttcaaattattaaaaagataaaaataattaatttttgaggaaaaaatatttctttctAGAGGAACATAAATACctataacattttttttcataatattcatatcaCCATCATCATTCGAacaaaatttaaatatatgattcAATTTGTTATTTGTATTGTTATCATTATGATTACATGTCTTATAATCATTCACATTCTTCTTCTTCTCTGTCATgtgttcattttttaaatgataatattcccagagattataaaaattttcaCAATTCTTATccatataaataaatccgattttatttttttcaaaatgagaaaaaacattttttcttttttcttcattattgTTAGAATAAATAGTTTCGATATGATTAACCATATTCTTAATATCTTTAATACTTTCAATTAATATGATAGGTACCTTTCTTGTACTAAACAACTTAACATTCTTAATTATTTTAGAACTTAATATATAAGGCTTAATTTGGATATATTTTCCAAAGGATGAATAGAAACATGACCCCAACAtaactttttatttttttatttttttaaaatatatacatataatatatatttatatgtatatattttatgtgtacatataattacttatatattattaaatacaTCCTTGTGATATACTTTTctatagaaaataaaattatatattttgtatcatattatattttattattttactatatctttttttttcctatacataacaaatattataagttatatctataaatatatatatatatatatttttatttatttaaagaaGAAATGTTCTTAGtttataattcatattatatcctaataatatgaatataaaaatatacaaatgGTCATATTATTCCTtactttttcttttcatatttacccaaaaaaaaaaaaaaaaaaaaattaaaaaagaaaagcTTAAACTGTAGAATTATTGCATTTTAcataaaatgaaatatacacacatacatacatatatatatatatatatatatatatatatttttatttatttgtataaatGTTTAGGTTGAAAAATGagaaagaagaaaatatcTTTGAATTTCCCACATTGTACCCTTTTGTATTCTTATACATTTTAAACAAACATAATGATAccataaatatataataatatatatatatatatattttattttttttatttttttactatACAAACAAACAAGCACAATTTTACATTTACActtaatatcattataaaaaaaaaaatataaattaacTCATTGTTATATCATAGtacatttaaaatatataaataggaatgttacatataatataattactTAAAATTGAACTTGTCaaatatgaacaaataaatataatatatatttttttttatttatttattctaaaaattttataaagtACCTATAAATTTTCTATGTTTTATTCTCTTTTCATAATActaaaatttatatatatatatatataatataatatatttataaaataactTATGACCAATAAAAGGATAATATACTAtactatataatatcaagctttttataaatttcaaaaacatattattataataacatccaaactttataatatcaaaaagatgaagaagaaaaaactatattttttctgaataaaataatgttttgttttttattttcaggaaaaaaaaaaaataataataaataaaattaaacaAGATCTTATAAGGGAATAAAACACCAGAATAAAAGAAAgtcttttttaaaaaaattaaatatatatatatatttcaatttattttttttttcaaatattttatataattctatATTAAAGGATCTTAAACACATAATATATGGTgatttttaattaatatataataatataatatcatcatatatatatgttaatagaatttaaaaaaaaaaaataaataaattaattcaaaattaagcatatatatatatatatataatatatatattatattttcaaataaaaataatatttatgcacatatttatatttattcatatatataaatgtttgtataatatttatataaaaaaaaaaaatccatttgtgtaatatatagttgttttttttttttttttttttataaatataaaataaaaacatttatatataatatatatatatataaataaaccatatgaaaataaaaataatatgatataataaataatattaatatataaatataaatttattacatataataatggGCTCATAATCAAATTTTTcctaaatatatatttcatatatagtatataataaaaggattttttttttattttttaactagtatcttataatatatatatatatatatatatatattatatatataatacatatatataatatatattttattatataatttatattattatatttatatacatttttaaattctttGCGCAtgtaaaattatatatttttcttataacctttatatatatatataagtaaaataacactttttttttcccctccttttttattttttttaaatattataatcttgatatttataaataaattatttttttatttcgatatttctataatattactattacaaaataataatttatagttttattttatataaatttacatttaaaaatatgatcattttttttttttttttatattttgggtttgtataaatatatataaaaatatgtttttttacactggtttattatatattttatatatataatatatatatattatacatataaaatatatatatatataatatatatataataatattatatatatatacatatatacatatatcatatatataatgtatgggaagaaaataaaaatatatttttccaaaaaaaaaaaaataatatatatttaatatttataataatataatatatagtaataataatattttttttttatatataaaatatatgaattttttataatattgtatatatataatataaaattaataagtatatatatatatattttttttttttttatttatatataaatatatatgaaaatataaaataaattcatattatatatatatttatatatacattttcaatttttatttaaaaaacaaaaagaaacatataaaaaaaaatatatatatatatatatatatataatattgtaagaattaaaaaaaaaaaaaaaaaaaagaaacaaatacaaaatatCTAAATAAGgaaaagtaaaaaaaaatagaaattataataaaattaatgaaaatataaaaacaaagaaacatattaaaaaatgtaaaacatttatattatatataatttaataagtattatatttatataatttatgtaCACGTAAACTTtgagaataataaaatatagatatatatatatatatacaaatttatatttatttatataatattggatttattatatacaatataaaaacaaaaaaaaaaatagtataatttaaaaaaaaaaaaacaaaaaaaaacaagaaaaaaaaaaaaaaaaaaaggaacatttttataatagcatttaataaagtatatataaatatatatacatatatattataagaatatataatatatatattattatatatttatttatttacttATTTTCCCTctttgttttttaaaattttgtaaaaatatataatttattttccatatatatatatatatatatatatatatatatatatatatgtataatatatatgtacattatattatttaaagagtaattataattttttccctatatatatgaaaCAACAACTATATTTAactatataataatatatatattttttacatacatttaatatatatatatattacaaatatttatttaatttatttaaaaaaataaggGAACTTTTGTGGGAGAAGTTTTTTaagaaattatatgatatgATTTTAAAGAACTTCTCTTATAGTCTTATAACATACCGatacatgtatatattttcattaattaatatattaaaaacaaCATCAGTAGTAATAAAATCACGACACAAGCTAAATCATATAAACAACTCAAGGGGTATCAAGAGCATTAACATTAATAGCGataatcttttttttcttcgaaccaaaattagaaaagcacagaattatatattgaataataatataaataagaaaaattataatgcccttttttataaattaaataataataaagaaaaaaaaatgaataacAAATTGCCAAAATCtttaaatatgaataattcaaataataataaaaatgatcacctattaaatgataatctagtatcatttaataaaaatactGATATAAAGAATCATAGGAGTTATAATcaaaatagaaatataacatatagTAAGCAATTTAGTCAGAATAACAACAACTATAGCAGTACACAcaataacaatattattaagGGGAAGGCATCAGGaagttatataaataatagtaGTGTTAATGGTCCAAGCAATCAATATGTAAGTAGCaataacaatattaatgtaaatattaatagtattaatagtattaataataataatatcaataatatcaataatatcaataataataatagtaacaaattttcaaataattttgCGGGAACTTAttctacatatatacaaaatagagaaatgaataaaaataatgaaggGCCAAATTCTGCATGTAATGAAACTAAATTAAACAACtctttaaattttaatataaataacaaggacaaaaaaaattacaatattttatctAATAATCCTAGTAGCAacaataatgataatagtaataataatatggtACATCTAAATGATAATTCTGGAATGTATGGCCCTAAAagtaattataataataaagattatttattaattaataataatatgaaagaTAAGAATATGTAcgtaaataataatacattaGCAAATACTAATAGTTTAGATAACtctttaaaaattaataattataataaacataatgataaaaatatgaatacaAAATCATCAAAAATTTTAGAAGATACCaattcttataataatgctttaaaaaataatgattccagatataattattataatgaaaattatacaaataatataaaaaatatgaatacTACGAATGCGGGTGTAAATAGTTTaaagaatatgaaaaatccatttaatatgaataaaaaatatatgtctcattataataataataataatgataataataatggcaataataataataataataatagtagtagtagcaataataataataatagtcataataacaattataataaccaactacataataataactattattataataataaatctaacgataatttaaataacaataaaacATCTTCATCGTCGTATACACCAAATTTTAAAAGAGAAACATCTGACGATATATCAAACAATaacaataattataataattacaacaataattacaataataataattacaGCCATAATAACGatagtagtagtagtaataataataatatgatgaTTATGACTAATGAAATGAATTCTATGGatttacataaaaatataaatatcttAACAATGGAATCATCAAATTGTAATAAAGTGgatatgaataatatgcTAAGTACCAATGAAacaattaataatataagtaGCAAACatggaaataataatataaacaaaatgaatcatcataataatacaaCCACGACGagtagtagtagtagtaataataatatgttaaaattaaacaatcttatcaaaaataaagacatgaataaaaatgataatatcGAAGGTAATCATCCATATAATGTGCATGATATCTTATATGACAATTCAAGAACAGGAGCAATGATGGAAAGCATGACGTCTGGATATAATAGAGGTgtaagaaataataaattatctATGCAAACTTATAACCATATGAATCATAGTGTGGATTcatcaaaaaatattataaattcGAATGATAGGAACTCAATGACCAAAGGTGATGGCAACatgaataataatgaaaataacaacaataataataacaacaacaacaacaaaaataataacaataataataatagtaatagtaaTGTGGGTATTGGTCGAAGCTCTAgtaatatgtttataaaaCACAACAGCTTTCATAACAACAATAATGCAGATTTAAAtcaaattaataatttcggtattaaaaagaatgaATACTATGGaaatttttcttcttcaaCTAACtcaaaaaatatgaacaatcttataaataaattagaagataataaaaataataacacaaataatatgaacaataataataataataataatgttcCTCTTGATTTAGATAGTGATGCTTTTCGTTATTACGATTTTAatgaatttttaaattatatgtataaagatgaaaatatattaactcttttctatataaggaagaattatttaaaagCAGAATCGAAAGAAGAATTTgtaaatgaaaatgataagATTAAATATTCTATTATCTGGTCATTTACAAATGATGAAAGAATTGTAGTATATGGTACTCATAATACCAAAAAATTAAGCAAGAAAGTTTGtgtgaaaaaaatattattaaaattaaaaaatatatccTTATTAGAATTAGATCAAATGACAAAATGGATGATCAATAGTTTGAATGTTATTTTGAAAgtagaaaataaaaatttagaaaataaattcattaataatttatattcttGTAATATTGAAtggaaaataaataataaaatatatcaagCATCTGCTCAACATGAACATGAAAAAATTGCTGAATTGGTAGCTACACAAAGGTTGTATATGATATTGTATGATGTTAAAGAACAATTAATTAGAGAAAATgactttttaaaaatgactgatgataataagagatttattaattcatttGATAACCCATCAATTATAAACAACAGCactaataataataataataataatataactaatagtggtaataataataatacattatataacaaatatatgaataGTAACAGTAAAAACTTTGATGATGTCAATATGATTAATCAGAACAAATATAGCAAAAATCAAggaacaaataaaaatttcaatgaaattatgtataacaataataatatgaatgcaagtagtaataataataatatgttatcttatcaagaaaataaaaatagtaaatatcaagaaataaataatgatcATATGTTAAATAGAAATAGtaatatgaatatgaataattacATGAACAATGTTAACTACAACAATaatcatatgaataatatgaataatatgaataatatattaacatcTGATTCAACCGATATGCACAACatcaataatattaataatattaataataataataataataataataatatcaatagtgtaaataaaaatgttgGACATTTAGCTAATAACCAAGGAAATATTATGAACAACAATAATTTAAAttctaataatatgaacCTTCAAAACGGTAATAACAATATGTTCTTAAATGCAAATAtgaatttattaaataatacacAACAAGGAGGTATACAACAAATAGCTACACAAGATGTAAATACACAATCTGAACAAGTATCAGATCCAAACGATTTAATTGAATATTGTTTAACTAAACAAGATGCTAGTAGCATACAGATGttaagaaataatatagcttcaagatataaaatacaaCAATCAGAAGTATTTGAACAagtttttaatttatataaatgtacATTAGATTGGGAGTGGAAAAATGGAAAGAATACATGCAAAGCTAAAAGTGTTGGTTATGGTAGCACAAAAAGTCTAGCCAAATGTGAAGCAGCATATGATATGTtagtaaaaaataatttaatagaatatatatcatcTACTGATAGAAAAAATGCACAATTTATTAGAGATTTAATATCAAAAGATTTAAATAAGGCTTTAAATATGGCTATACAATTTATTATGCAATATAGTAGTAATGCATGGTCTATATTTgttgtttatttattaagaGAACTATTAATAGATGGAAATTATGATCCTATAAACAGATTATTAAATACTATTGTGGAGGTTAGTAGAGAGGGTCGTAAGGAGGTAGAACaaatggaaaaaaatataaacaaaaatgataacaatgttaacaatataaataatattaacaataataacaatattaacaataataacaatattaacaataataacaataataacaatattaaCAATATTAACAATATGTATAGTAATAACCATTGTGTGAAGGACGAATCTACTAATGGTGCATCGCCAAACATGTTTCCTAACAACAAAGTAGAAGAAAATAACGACAACaataatatcaataataataataataataactCCCAATTCTTTAACCcttatatacaaaataagAACCTTAcagataataattatattcataaattAGTTTCTATAGATTTGTGGGAAAAACTTATAGACGAATGTGTTGTTATATTAAACGATAAACTTTGTTTTAATTGCATATCTCTTTTACAACAAGTCGAATTAGATTAttccatttttatatcaaaGTGTGCTcatgattattataaaaaatatcgAATTATGCTAGCGTTAGAATTACAAGCAAATCTAGCACAAAGCatacaagaaaaaaagaattttgAATACTTACatgaaaataaatcattattattaaaattgaAAAGTATTACTATGCCTGTTTTATCATGTACATGTACTCTAACgaatgaagaaaaagaatGGATGAAATCAACACAAATGAGAGAAGATGATATTGTTTTATTGAAACCGTGTGATGCCTTATTAAAAGATGAAGATGCTTGGTCTAATAGTTTAATTGGTAGTATTACTAGTACTAAAAGTGATAATACagtttataatattaatataagaatattttCAGCAGAAAATACTAAAAAAGCAAAtgttaaatataataaatatagattatatttattattaaatattgTAACACATGAAAGAATGTTACAAGCTTTAAGATCTATTACATTTATAAGTTCAATACCTACACAATATCAATCACCTTATGTATTTACACCAGAAATACGTTTCTTAATATTACACTCTTATAATAAGTATAGTAAATATATAGCCCAAAATGgaaaattaaatgaagaaatagCAGATTATgaggaaataaaaatggattttcaaaataatgaaatattaaaaaataatagtatgactgatgatatattaaatgattaTAGTAAAGAAGCTAAGAATCCATATGAagatttattaaatgaaagtataaataaacaaatagGTAATTCACAAGTTGAAGATAttgataaatatttaatagAAAGTATTAATTTGCCAACTAATTTACCTCTTAATGATTCACAAAAATTAGCATGTCTAAGTGCATTGACAAGAAGATTAACTCTAGTTCAAGGTCCACCAGGTACAGGTAAAACTCATGTTGCTTGTGCCATCATTGATAGTTGGCATAAACAaaatagtaataaaaaaatattagCTGTAGCTGATTCAAATGTTGCTGCAAATAATTTAGTAGAAggtttaaaaaaaagaaatatacAAGCTGTTCGTGTTGGAGCAGGTAGTGATAGTGATTTCCATGAAGAAGCTATTATGGAATTTCATCGTTATAAagatttattaaaattaagaaaaaataatatgcAGAAAGAAGCAAAAGTAATGAAAgctttattatttctagaagctgttaaaaaatataatgttGTTATAGCTACTTGTGTTGGATCAGGACATGAAATATTtgataatgaaaaatttGAAAGAGTAATAATCGATGAATGTGCTCAATCTATTGAACCATCCAATTTAATACCATTAGGACATTATTGTAATAACTTAGTATTAATAGGAGATCATAAACAATTACCACCAACTATTATTTCAC
It includes:
- a CDS encoding hypothetical protein (conserved Plasmodium protein, unknown function), coding for MLGSCFYSSFGKYIQIKPYILSSKIIKNVKLFSTRKVPIILIESIKDIKNMVNHIETIYSNNNEEKRKNVFSHFEKNKIGFIYMDKNCENFYNLWEYYHLKNEHMTEKKKNVNDYKTCNHNDNNTNNKLNHIFKFCSNDDGDMNIMKKNVIGIYVPLERNIFSSKINYFYLFNNLKELMKGKLFYEIYFTLPNCIFFISFVSIYKKLIYYNKLIRFFKKCYKHNKNNNERKNNKKKKNKRGNILYKRHKNKIINNKNKMLINLYSKKEKDLKKEMKLYLEKIFFNTLYTKVIYEDSIELSSFFYNFLEINLKNVIDMHYLYECVISLYNLKILKHDIFSTALVLYPDLYNNILIYEYKKKRGKYTNHESNNNIINKCEENNIEVNSNSHINIQHYDNLLNKSYLHNIKDNIRSNNLKELHPDEYFMCTIKKKCISIYNNNDNNELVNFERHLLHIMYLFPCVSKLLIKYKDVEGYHISFKINAILKRYHLLNCIINKFIMNKNKLNDSLNDKEENVICEGGNKERGAIDKELNINYKKSIQDNNNSNGYYNKSSGHFDNSCDNFDKSPEHFDKSPEHYDKSPEHFDKSPEHFNKSSDHFNKSPKPNKQLHIHCNQPPDNYASYQDNLILSLCKQINIKEDILYDHNLIIGKNIYAYIHEINKTNQNIVFRFNFNLKDINFQNVICSKNSYDEEDKEENIKTLNEYIQNIYKNMFLDDIIIEQRNEHIYNYKNNILVGLLHDKENNFHYFSDKNVGDIVLCTVRNISSCGKYIYIERFDTKNLIFLFRKDKYVNLERNYNYDDINEINEDMLKEIM
- a CDS encoding erythrocyte membrane-associated antigen, with protein sequence MILKNFSYSLITYRYMYIFSLINILKTTSVVIKSRHKLNHINNSRGIKSININSDNLFFLRTKIRKAQNYILNNNINKKNYNALFYKLNNNKEKKMNNKLPKSLNMNNSNNNKNDHLLNDNLVSFNKNTDIKNHRSYNQNRNITYSKQFSQNNNNYSSTHNNNIIKGKASGSYINNSSVNGPSNQYVSSNNNINVNINSINSINNNNINNINNINNNNSNKFSNNFAGTYSTYIQNREMNKNNEGPNSACNETKLNNSLNFNINNKDKKNYNILSNNPSSNNNDNSNNNMVHLNDNSGMYGPKSNYNNKDYLLINNNMKDKNMYVNNNTLANTNSLDNSLKINNYNKHNDKNMNTKSSKILEDTNSYNNALKNNDSRYNYYNENYTNNIKNMNTTNAGVNSLKNMKNPFNMNKKYMSHYNNNNNDNNNGNNNNNNNSSSSNNNNNSHNNNYNNQLHNNNYYYNNKSNDNLNNNKTSSSSYTPNFKRETSDDISNNNNNYNNYNNNYNNNNYSHNNDSSSSNNNNMMIMTNEMNSMDLHKNINILTMESSNCNKVDMNNMLSTNETINNISSKHGNNNINKMNHHNNTTTTSSSSSNNNMLKLNNLIKNKDMNKNDNIEGNHPYNVHDILYDNSRTGAMMESMTSGYNRGVRNNKLSMQTYNHMNHSVDSSKNIINSNDRNSMTKGDGNMNNNENNNNNNNNNNNKNNNNNNNSNSNVGIGRSSSNMFIKHNSFHNNNNADLNQINNFGIKKNEYYGNFSSSTNSKNMNNLINKLEDNKNNNTNNMNNNNNNNNVPLDLDSDAFRYYDFNEFLNYMYKDENILTLFYIRKNYLKAESKEEFVNENDKIKYSIIWSFTNDERIVVYGTHNTKKLSKKVCVKKILLKLKNISLLELDQMTKWMINSLNVILKVENKNLENKFINNLYSCNIEWKINNKIYQASAQHEHEKIAELVATQRLYMILYDVKEQLIRENDFLKMTDDNKRFINSFDNPSIINNSTNNNNNNNITNSGNNNNTLYNKYMNSNSKNFDDVNMINQNKYSKNQGTNKNFNEIMYNNNNMNASSNNNNMLSYQENKNSKYQEINNDHMLNRNSNMNMNNYMNNVNYNNNHMNNMNNMNNILTSDSTDMHNINNINNINNNNNNNNNINSVNKNVGHLANNQGNIMNNNNLNSNNMNLQNGNNNMFLNANMNLLNNTQQGGIQQIATQDVNTQSEQVSDPNDLIEYCLTKQDASSIQMLRNNIASRYKIQQSEVFEQVFNLYKCTLDWEWKNGKNTCKAKSVGYGSTKSLAKCEAAYDMLVKNNLIEYISSTDRKNAQFIRDLISKDLNKALNMAIQFIMQYSSNAWSIFVVYLLRELLIDGNYDPINRLLNTIVEVSREGRKEVEQMEKNINKNDNNVNNINNINNNNNINNNNNINNNNNNNNINNINNMYSNNHCVKDESTNGASPNMFPNNKVEENNDNNNINNNNNNNSQFFNPYIQNKNLTDNNYIHKLVSIDLWEKLIDECVVILNDKLCFNCISLLQQVELDYSIFISKCAHDYYKKYRIMLALELQANLAQSIQEKKNFEYLHENKSLLLKLKSITMPVLSCTCTLTNEEKEWMKSTQMREDDIVLLKPCDALLKDEDAWSNSLIGSITSTKSDNTVYNINIRIFSAENTKKANVKYNKYRLYLLLNIVTHERMLQALRSITFISSIPTQYQSPYVFTPEIRFLILHSYNKYSKYIAQNGKLNEEIADYEEIKMDFQNNEILKNNSMTDDILNDYSKEAKNPYEDLLNESINKQIGNSQVEDIDKYLIESINLPTNLPLNDSQKLACLSALTRRLTLVQGPPGTGKTHVACAIIDSWHKQNSNKKILAVADSNVAANNLVEGLKKRNIQAVRVGAGSDSDFHEEAIMEFHRYKDLLKLRKNNMQKEAKVMKALLFLEAVKKYNVVIATCVGSGHEIFDNEKFERVIIDECAQSIEPSNLIPLGHYCNNLVLIGDHKQLPPTIISPDAIKLGLDKSLLERFVMAKIAPIHLLNTQRRMHLSICVFPNFHFYDNKLKTANVTEENRPIIKGFLWPNPKCRLAFIDVSIGKPGSKFENAYGTSKFNLYEIEPLITVLKSIINEGCVSVDEIGILTAYDAQKMKLKKAVQDAFSYEASHRIEIDSIDGFQGGKEKDLILFSAVRSNANNELGFLRDARRLNVMLTRAKRGVILFGDQFTLANDPANWLPWLKWISSKRAIVHVTKLNDHLENTDYSLLDKLNKINKAVNLKNINVSDNYYFYGNDTGFSNDYEQNYFTNNDNINVNDLDNKDAAGVQQVEEIVENWEDLL